One part of the Neodiprion virginianus isolate iyNeoVirg1 chromosome 3, iyNeoVirg1.1, whole genome shotgun sequence genome encodes these proteins:
- the LOC124300121 gene encoding cytochrome c oxidase subunit 4 isoform 1, mitochondrial, whose protein sequence is MAGKVLATRLLQCSRVQNTAGMCTYANKIGNREVVCYGMNGDPTYIDRVDFPMPAIRYKEPTADIQALREKEKGDWKKLSIDEKKALYRASFCQTFAEINAPTGEWKSIIGWALFGSSLSLWIFMAMKKYVYPPLPVTFDEEHQLAQLDRIIKLDMNPIDGINARK, encoded by the exons ATGGCTGGGAAGGTTTTGGCCACTAGGCTGTTGCAATGCAGCCGAGTGCAGAACACCGCTGGTATGTGCACTTATGCGAACAAGATTGGAAACAGGGAAGTAGTATGCTATGGTATGAATGGCGACCCGACCTATATTGACCGAGTAGACTTCCCCATGCCAGCAATTCGCTACAAGGAACCAACTGCTGACATTCAG GCTcttagagaaaaagaaaaaggagactGGAAAAAACTTTCcatagatgaaaaaaaagcattgtACCGGGCTAGCTTTTGCCAAACTTTTGCTGAGATTAATGCGCCAACCGGCGAATGGAAGAGTATTATTGGGTGGGCTTTATTCGGTTCCAGCCTCTCACTTTGGATTTTTATGGCCATGAAGAAATACg tCTATCCACCACTACCAGTGACGTTTGACGAGGAACATCAACTTGCTCAGCTGGATCGTATTATAAAACTCGACATGAACCCTATTGACGGAATCAATGCCCGTAAATAA